Proteins encoded in a region of the Zea mays cultivar B73 chromosome 2, Zm-B73-REFERENCE-NAM-5.0, whole genome shotgun sequence genome:
- the LOC100383247 gene encoding uncharacterized protein isoform X3: MTVMSSFTKIEGGCFLHVNMAEATEATYCCQDAPAIDDKRLSDVSLGIHVKNHIKELPVMASDVACDLLPRDLEGGNDDTTLNNVQAHDALPNCTLVPSSSQLNTEILKNKAVGMDSDAEAGIDQVIDKAKSYSGQIKHANQAEGTYISSTSMACVDKSSNESNMSHAVAELHASRDHGVGDDVSDKKQVRVEQQLLEEIQSKDTLSQVKEHKKSRTGFFDASCTSLLKTGTTLVESLNTSNHQEVHETFNVESIQLENPSTVGKKKKRKRRQLSPSKSASAQETIEPSATAVDLLKPTGEGLPNNSLGIQIHNILAMDNLSQEKEHKKSRTSSPDTSSRHLLETDPASLREPLNTSNHQVHDTLHQESIQLENPSAAGKKKKRKRQLSPSKSVSTQITTEPSPGAAPADLSRSTGDEAYNVELNGKDETIVEESGCRLSSSELNDANQGGKSVQFVSDALASIDLICKQEKFGHSLKGCKDPSIANAIYSTSENVAIEGKTTKESCVPLDRGDKHEEKKQHNEGCHNEAVPEISHMEKGGRSTDVSNKRHTNQITSQVKKGKKSKVGSVGMPTVDATGEKDHMYSENAAKQDTVSTKKEIAHEPSVQQMSNIVYQGDSNVVENPSGDGKKKKKRRRHSESLKGMNPSQDLTSSSGFVTNKNSIQCTDAAPIDAKQTTQGIIEGETVNEHMKLSRSLDVAATNIVDGVLADLRPKDSLSKDLDEDLLPGQTHLGSNQNGLEVPESIAVKVGSVTAALPPKCPAAVHFASPVSSPRQKKSKGKKSKVLSTMTDSSHQSSGVSEEDANRELTESDSLRFADKTSDPEDIVTGNVVAQADDKRKTTKRQRKKGSVKQVCDTLALKETNDAEENLVQGGYVVDTPLSTVGEVEQKGKSSQIPTPKIRKTNCSTHGLDSHTTKDNQGVYVTDIIETHDNENAAGTPTLHEVQKYAMVLKSANTNSQKQRKTSSNSELQSQDCALEHGFTADLVNGRTEREVSTTSSASAVKPDYHTVFHRANDGINFLDHFSCSNMNDDPSIAAESKQNNEDEPLREMKNKKKKWKQGTSSIEPNDILESFPSEKASLTGHFGTSKAIVSSVAKESMNIENENVNDGKEKKRKGKANMEVPTAEKDNSNCDNQGIDISTQESLISFVQNERTGQDNGKESNSKVTQNASIMQHGREDPTWNHTPEKNLHQSVDDDQNKLLTEKDHAHISKEVGKFTSQPKPHAKIRKPDEFTIKGKVAPNPKPVSNLMKDFSTSPGASSDSTEGMPQSANRYKVSVQKVPSKMYQETSGNSKKASRKIVSGAISNDSIREGCGDELDTTTVMEGSSDSSSTSADSGISSTAYDESEASDDDGAISLSQKSLKGGLHISSILRGSRSYKKARKKLEELLDDDDTIVPDSQPTDGLRG, translated from the exons ATGACAGTGATGAGTTCCTTCACCAAAATTGAAGGTGGGTGCTTTCTTCACGTCAATATGGCAGAGGCTACAGAAGCCACATACTGCTGCCAAGATGCTCCAGCAATTGATGATAAAAGATTGAGTGATGTTAGTCTTGGAATTCATGTAAAGAACCATATTAAGGAGCTGCCTGTGATGGCATCAGATGTTGCTTGTGATTTGCTCCCTAGAGACCTTGAAG GTGGTAATGATGACACCACGCTGAATAATGTTCAAGCACATGATGCATTGCCCAATTGTACCTTGGTGCCATCCTCATCACAGCTAAATACTGAAATACTGAAGAACAAAGCAGTGGGTATGGACAGTGATGCAGAAGCAGGAATTGATCAAGTTATTGACAAAGCGAAGAGTTACAGTGGCCAGATAAAACATGCTAATCAAGCTGAAGGCACCTACATTAGTTCCACATCAATGGCATGTGTTGATAAATCTTCAAATGAGAGTAATATGTCACATGCTGTGGCGGAGCTACATGCAAGTCGAGACCATGGCGTTGGTGATGATGTTTCTGACAAAAAGCAAGTCAGGGTAGAGCAGCAACTGCTGGAAGAGATACAATCAAAGGATACTCTTTCACAAGTAAAGGAGCACAAAAAATCTAGGACTGGTTTTTTTGACGCATCATGTACGTCCCTACTGAAAACAGGTACTACTCTTGTGGAATCTTTAAACACTTCTAATCATCAAGAAGTCCATGAAACCTTCAATGTGGAGTCCATCCAGCTAGAAAATCCAAGCACTGttggaaagaagaagaaaaggaaaaggcgTCAATTGTCCCCTTCAAAATCTGCTTCTGCTCAAGAGACAATAGAACCATCAGCTACGGCAGTAGATTTATTAAAACCCACAGGTGAAGGTCTGCCTAATAACAGCCTTGGGATACAGATTCATAATATACTTGCAATGGATAATCTTTCACAAGAAAAGGAGCACAAAAAATCTAGGACTAGTTCTCCTGACACATCAAGTAGGCATCTACTGGAAACAGACCCTGCTTCTCTTAGGGAACCTTTAAACACTTCGAATCATCAAGTCCATGACACTTTACATCAGGAGTCCATCCAGCTAGAAAACCCAAGTGCTGctgggaagaagaaaaagagaaagcgTCAATTGTCCCCTTCAAAATCTGTTTCTACTCAAATAACGACAGAACCATCGCCTGGGGCAGCCCCAGCAGACTTATCAAGATCCACAG GCGACGAAGCATATAATGTTGAATTGAATGGCAAAGATGAAACTATAGTCGAAGAATCTGGCTGTCGTCTTTCATCATCAGAACTTAATGATGCAAACCAGGGGGGCAAAAGTGTTCAGTTTGTGAGCGATGCTCTGGCATCTATAGATCTAATCTGTAAACAAGAGAAGTTTGGTCATTCTCTCAAGGGATGTAAGGATCCTTCAATTGCAAATGCCATTTATTCTACAAGTGAAAATGTAGCTATTGAAGGAAAAACTACAAAAGAAAGTTGTGTCCCTTTGGATAGAGGGGACAAGCATGAAGAAAAAAAACAACACAATGAGGGATGTCATAATGAAGCTGTACCTGAAATAAGCCACATGGAGAAAGGTGGCAGAAGTACAGATGTCTCTAACAAGAGGCACACAAATCAAATTACTTCTCAAGTGAAGAAGGGCAAAAAATCAAAGGTTGGTTCTGTTGGCATGCCTACCGTGGATGCCACTGGTGAAAAAGATCATATGTATAGTGAAAATGCTGCCAAACAAGATACTGTTTCTACTAAAAAGGAGATTGCCCATGAACCTTCTGTGCAGCAGATGTCAAACATTGTGTATCAAGGAGATTCAAATGTAGTAGAAAATCCGAGTGGTGatggaaagaaaaagaaaaaaagaagacgCCACTCAGAATCCTTAAAGGGTATGAATCCTAGTCAAGATCTGACATCATCTTCTGGAtttgtaacaaacaaaaactcgatACAATGTACAGATGCTGCTCCAATAGATGCAAAGCAAACAACCCAGGGCATTATAGAAGGAGAAACAGTTAATGAGCACATGAAGCTTAGTAGAAGTCTAGATGTAGCAGCAACAAATATTGTTGATGGGGTATTGGCAGATCTACGACCTAAAGACAGCTTAAGTAAGGATCTGGATGAAGATCTTTTACCAGGACAAACTCACCTAGGCAGCAATCAGAATGGACTAGAAGTTCCTGAATCCATTGCTGTTAAAGTTGGTAGCGTTACTGCAGCATTACCTCCAAAATGCCCTGCAGCGGTTCACTTTGCTTCTCCTGTTAGCTCACCTAGACAAAAGAAGTCTAAGGGGAAAAAATCGAAAGTGCTATCAACCATGACTGACTCTTCTCATCAATCAAGTGGTGTATCCGAAGAAGATGCTAATAGAGAATTAACAGAATCTGATTCTTTGAGGTTTGCTGATAAAACAAGTGATCCTGAGGATATAGTAACTGGAAATGTGGTTGCACAAGCTGATGATAAGCGCAAAACCACTAAGCGTCAAAGGAAGAAGGGCTCTGTTAAGCAGGTATGTGATACATTGGCATTGAAGGAAACAAATGATGCAGAAGAAAATTTGGTTCAGGGAGGTTATGTAGTTGACACTCCTTTAAGCACTGTTGGGGAAGTAGAGCAGAAAGGCAAGTCTTCTCAGATACCGACTCCTAAAATACGAAAAACTAATTGTTCTACTCATGGGCTGGATAGTCACACAACTAAGGACAACCAGGGTGTGTATGTAACTGACATCATTGAAACCCATGATAATGAAAATGCTGCAGGAACTCCAACCTTGCATGAAGTTCAGAAATATGCAATGGTTCTCAAATCTGCCAACACTAATTCTCAAAAGCAAAGGAAAACATCTTCGAATTCTGAACTTCAAAGTCAGGATTGTGCCCTGGAACATGGTTTCACTGCAGATTTGGTGAACGGCAGGACTGAAAGGGAAGTTAGCACTACAAGTTCTGCTAGTGCTGTTAAACCTGATTACCACACCGTTTTTCATCGTGCTAATGATGGAATCAATTTCCTCGATCATTTTAGCTGCAGCAATATGAATGATGATCCATCAATTGCTGCAGAAAGTAAGCAAAACAATGAAGATGAACCTTTAAGGGAAATGAAGAATAAAAAGAAGAAATGGAAGCAAGGTACTAGTAGCATTGAACCAAATGACATTCTAGAATCTTTTCCCTCAGAGAAAGCTAGCTTAACTGGTCATTTTGGTACCAGCAAAGCTATTGTGTCATCTGTTGCAAAAGAAAGCATGAACATAGAAAATGAGAATGTGAATGACGgcaaggagaagaagagaaagggcaAAGCTAATATGGAAGTACCTACTGCTGAAAAGGACAATTCTAATTGTGATAATCAAGGAATTGATATTAGTACCCAAGAATCACTTATTTCTTTTGTACAAAATGAAAGGACGGGTCAGGACAATGGAAAAGAGAGCAACAGTAAAGTTACTCAGAATGCCAGTATAATGCAACATGGACGAGAAGATCCCACTTGGAATCATACTCCTGAGAAGAATCTCCACCAGAGTGTTGATGATGATCAAAACAAGTTGCTCACTGAAAAGGATCATGCACATATAAGTAAAGAAGTGGGGAAATTCACTTCTCAGCCAAAGCCCCATGCTAAGATTAGAAAGCCTGATGAGTTTACTATCAAGGGAAAGGTGGCTCCAAATCCTAAGCCTGTAAGCAACCTTATGAAGGATTTTTCCACGAGCCCAGGAGCGTCAAGTGACAGCACAGAGGGTATGCCACAAAGTGCTAACCGATATAAAGTTTCAGTCCAGAAAGTCCCAAGTAAAATGTATCAAGAGACCAGTGGAAACTCCAAAAAAGCGAGTAGGAAAATAGTCTCTGGTGCAATATCCAATGACTCTATCAGGGAGGGTTGTGGTGATGAATTGGACACCACAACTGTCATGGAAGGATCATCTGATAGTTCATCTACCTCTGCTGACTCAG GTATTTCATCTACAGCCTATGATGAAAGTGAGGCTTCCGATGATGATGGGGCCATATCACT ATCTCAGAAGAGTCTCAAAGGTGGTCTGCACATTAGCTCCATCCTCCGTGGTTCCCGTAGCTATAAGAAGGCAAGAAAGAAGCTGGAGGAGCTGTTAGACGATGATGACACCATTGTGCCTGATAGCCAGCCCACGGATGGTCTTCGGGGTTGA